In Malus sylvestris chromosome 16, drMalSylv7.2, whole genome shotgun sequence, the following are encoded in one genomic region:
- the LOC126608220 gene encoding protein REGULATOR OF FATTY ACID COMPOSITION 3, chloroplastic-like: protein MGALIHSFSVASLTPTALKLVCTNGPSSKNQNSSFQFSNGFSSFSYRRPFPAQKLPVRVRRSVIVFAKKNSNKEKKKEDNHSFASKPDEATGPFPESVLLKQKKVQEDGNLLPEFADAEEEKVYEFLKLQLQSDLNEERMRHYELVYLIHEKHAEEVGSVKEKIEEFLAEKKARIWRVSNWGMRRLAYQIKKAKNAYYVLMNFEMEAKWINDFKTLLDKDERVIRHLVIKRDEAITEDCPPPPEFHTLGGGTDSDEEEEDDMEYDDEEYEDDDEDGIIIVDADNDDIEEDREQRRVEQLV, encoded by the exons ATGGGGGCACTCATACACTCCTTCTCTGTAGCTTCTCTCACTCCAACGGCTCTAAAACTGGTCTGCACAAATGGGCCCTCCTCCAAAAACCAAAATTCAAGCTTTCAATTCTCAAATGGGTTCTCTTCGTTTTCTTATCGTCGGCCATTTCCAGCTCAGAAGCTCCCAGTCAGAGTCAGAAGGTCGGTGATTGTTTTTGCAAAGAAGAACagcaacaaggagaagaagaaggaagacaaccaCAGCTTTGCATCGAAACCGGATGAGGCTACTGGGCCTTTCCCTGAATCTGTGCTGCTTAAACAG AAGAAAGTTCAGGAAGATGGTAACCTTCTCCCTGAGTTTGCAGATGCCGAAGAAG AGAAGGTGTATGAATTTTTGAAGCTTCAGCTGCAAAGCGATTTGAATGAGGAACGAA TGCGCCACTATGAGCTGGTTTATCTGATTCATGAGAAACATGCCGAAGAGGTTGGGAGTGTCAAAGAGAAAATTGAAG AGTTTCTAGCGGAGAAGAAAGCCAGGATATGGAGAGTGAGCAATTGGGGAATGCGAAGACTGGCATACCAAATAAAGAAAGCAAAGAACGCTTACTACGTTTTGATGAACTTTGAGATGGAAGCCAAATGGATAAATGACTTTAAGACCTTGCTAGACAAGGATGAAAGAGTCATTCGGCATCTTGTGATTAAGAGGGATGAGGCAATCACAGAAGACTGCCCTCCTCCTCCCGAGTTTCACACCCTCGGTGGAGGTACAGattctgatgaagaagaagaggatgatATGGAGTATGATGACGAAGAGTATgaagatgacgatgaggacgggATTATTATCGTCGACGCTGACAATGATGATATAGAAGAAGATAGGGAACAAAGAAGGGTAGAACAACTAGTGTAG